Proteins from one Sphaeramia orbicularis chromosome 17, fSphaOr1.1, whole genome shotgun sequence genomic window:
- the sec22ba gene encoding vesicle-trafficking protein SEC22b-A has protein sequence MILMTIIARVADGLPLAASIQEDEQSGRDLQQYQSQAKQLCRRLNAQSPDRCTLETGELNFHYLIAQGVCYLSLCEASFPKKMVFAYLEDLHNEFYDQYGRRVPSVTRPYSFIEFDTYIQKAKKTYIDSRARRNLGSINSELHDVQRIMVANIEEVLQRGEALSALDTKASNLSSLSKEYRQ, from the exons ATGATTTTAATGACTATAATCGCTCGTGTGGCGGACGGACTGCCGCTGGCCGCGTCCATTCAGGAAGATGAACAG TCTGGCAGAGACCTCCAGCAGTACCAGAGCCAAGCCAAGCAGTTGTGTCGCAGACTGAACGCTCAGAGTCCAGACCGCTGTACGCTGGAGACCGGAGAACTCAACTTCCA CTACTTAATCGCACAGGGTGTTTGCTATTTGTCCCTGTGCGAGGCTTCATTTCCCAAAAAGATGGTTTTTGCGTATCTCGAAGACCTGCACAATGAGTTTTATGACCAGTATGGACGGAGAGTTCCCAGTGTCACCAGGCCTTATTCTTTCATTGAGTTTG ACACATACATCCAGAAAGCGAAGAAGACTTACATCGACAGCAGGGCCAGGAGGAACTTAGGGAGCATCAACTCTGAGCTTCACGACGTCCAGAGAATTATGGTCGCCAATATTGAGGAAGTTCTGCAACGAGGAGAAGCTCTTTCTg CTCTGGACACAAAAGCCAGCAATCTGTCCTCCCTTTCGAAGGAGTACCGGCAGTGA